The genomic stretch AACCAGCCTCCGAACCATTTGCAACATAGTAAAACTTAATTAAATGCCATTCCCTACAATCACCACTATTAAGTTTAATTTGAACCATATTATTTATTAAAGAATCAAATAAAAACTGCTTGTTGTAAATGTTTTTTTCATTCTTGAACACAAATGAGTTCTCAAATAAAAATGTATAATGGATATATCTTGAATAATAATCAGACTTTGGTGCCAAACAAATCCAAAATGAAATTCTGTAAAAACTATCTTTTTCTAACCGATTACTTAAACGATTTATTAAAAACTCATTTGTTGTCATTCCTGCAAAACAGTTTCCTGTATGGGCGGACTTTGCCCCTTGGCTCGATTGCGGGTAATCATTTGTGTCATTTGCAAATTCATGATCTGGTGATGTTCCTATAATCCCATTAATAATTGAAAAATTCCAGCCGGGACAATATTTCATATCAAATCCTTCATTGTCATGCTTCAAAATTTTCTCAAAAGAAGGGTTTTCAATAAGATTTTGTCCAATTAAAATCTTACAAAATAAAATAATAGTAGAAAAAAAGATCATTGTTTTCATAGCTTATCTATAAATTATATTTACTAATAAGTAATTGCGCAATTTGCTGCTCTATAAAATAGTTCCCAATATTGCTTAAAAAAGTATTTTATCCAACGGACTATTTGGCTAACATTCATGTCTTTTTTTTCAGAAAAAAGTATAATCATTTCTACAATTTATTTTATTATATCTATACCTATAGATTTCCTCTTTCTATTTACCTTTTTCACATTGTCTATTGGCACATTATCTGGATTATAAAAATAATAAACAGGTTGGTTTCCCATGTTAATCATATACCTGTCATATAAAAATGCATACTCCTGTGCCCCATAATTTTTGATTACTTCTTTTTTGTATTTTGTTACAATTTTATATTGAAATTCAGGCTTCAAATCAGAATGCAAAATCACAAATAAAATAGCTCTTTTACCCGCAATATCACATGAACATGAAAACAATTTGCTTTTATAAATATTTAATAACGAGTCTAATAATGCACTATTTCTAATATCTTTTTTCCGCATTAAATCTGAAATTTTAAAAAACTGCTGCCTTACCAAAGAATCGCTTAAATTAATTATTAATTCTGACATCTTTTGCCTGTATTTTTGATCATCAAGATACATATGTCTCAATAAATAACACAATGAGTCATCCTCTGGTGAAATTTTTTGACTAATAACTGAATCTGCAAAACTTATTGCATCAAGATACTCTGCATCATCATAAGGATAAAAAGCTGGATTTACAAAAAAACTAAAAAGAACTTCACCTCCGTTTTTAGGCAATCCTTCTTTTATTAAAAAAATAGCAGAATCTAAATCATATTTCATATACCAATTTAATAAATTTTGATAGGCATCATAATCTATTGAATCCTTAGAAATGACTTTTAACAAGGAATCCTTTTGCATTAGATTTTCTCTATCGCTAGTAAAATCCTGACCAGCTAAAACGCTCAAACTGAACATTCCAATTAAAAAGAAAATAATTTTCATAACACTTAATTAAAAAGCCTACTCTATCACAGCTTTTCGGCAATCGCTATTTTTTTACAATTTTACAAATAATTTTTGAATTGTGTATGTATTTTTTTAGTTTGTAAAGTTAGAAAATTTGAAAATAGTGCTTAGTGTTGAGTTTTTAGTGTTGAGTTGGGGCGGGCGGCAGCTATTAACCACCTGTATACCAGTATGTTAGCCCATAAAGTTTGAAAGTTAAAAGTTTGAAAGTAGTCGCCGCACATAATTGCCTGATTATCAATGATTTAGGCGGGCGGCAGGGTCAGCAACCCATAACCACCTGATTATCAGCGACTTACGAGAGACAGTCGCAGCCTCATAACTCTCTGATTATCAGCAACTTAGCAGGCGGACAAGCAAAGCAAGAGAGGAAGACAGGTAAAGCGACGACAACTTATAACTATCTGATTATCAAGGATTTAGGCGAGACGAACAAGGCGAGACAGGCAGAGCGGCGGCAGCTTGCAACTATCTGATTATCAGCATATTACGCCGCCGCACCCATAATTTGCTTAATTATTTTATTTAATTGATTTACAGCGACATATAAAAACTATACATGTATTAATGCAAAAAATATACGAATGTTATAAGTTTAATATTTACGAATGTTTTATATTTGTTACGTAAATTAGATGTTAGCTGTGATTATAAGAACGACTGATTATGAGTAATTCAACTGCAATAGAACTACCAAAAATTCCAAAAAACAAGGACTATGAAGATTACCTGTGTGCTTATCTTCAAGCAGGAGGACTATATGTTGAAAGAAATATAATTCACAGAGAAGTTGAAGAATTATTAGAACTTGACATTCTTACAACCGATTTTCAGCAAGAAAGTGCTAAAAATTTACTCGTAGAAATAAAAGGTGGTGATTGGGGATTTAGTGACATATTTAAAATTAGGGGTTGGCTGACTTACTTACATTATGACGAAGGGTGTTTTATTGTTCAAAAAAGTAGTCAAAGTATTAGTTATTTTCAAGACAAAGCGAAAGAACTAAACATTCGTTTAATTGACAATTCCGACTTAACAAAAACAAAAGAAACACTTAGTTCATTTTTTAATATTGAACCTGATAAAGCAGAAATTGAAACAATCAGATTTGCTTATCTGCTTGAAAGGAAGCAATTGGCTCAAATCAAACAACTAAAAAAGAAATTCCCAGATACAAAAAGCTATCAAAACTTAGACGATTACTTTTTTAAGACAATAAGCGGTTCTTTCTTTTCAAGAGACCCAATACGTAGAATAAACAAACTTTTTGACACTTTCATAAGATACAAAAACATTACTTCTAAAATATGTCACGAGTTAAATGGTGGCAACTTTGATGATGATATAACGGAATTGTCTTCCAAATGCTTTTCAGACACTTTCTATAAAGCAAAAAACAATATTCTTCACGTATCACTATACGTTGAGCATTTAGCGAGAGTTACAATATTAAAATGTGCAATTGAACATCTAATTGACAGATTAAAAGGAAACTATGACCCGAAGAACATTTTTAATCAACTTGAATATTTGACCCTGCCGAACACAATTAAAACAGGACTGACAGAAATCACAAAAGATAAGTACTTTTATCTATACCCAAGATTTTGGCAATTCTTTACTTATGTTTTTGGTGGTTTCATTTTGACTGACATTGAAGAAAAGGAATTTGAATTACTATCAAAAAAAACAGGAGTTCCAGTTGACGAAATACCAAATGCATTTGATGCCTTCAATAAACTATTTCCAAGACATGACGGTTGGTTTTTTAAATTTCCAAAATCTTCAATAAAATGGCATAACTTTTTTCCTATTTCATTTTGCGGAATTGGAGCAAATTACAGAAGGTTGGTATATACAGACGACAAAGATTATGACGACCTGTATAAATTGCTTTCTAATAACAAGACACCTTTTGACCTTTCAAAATGGAACAATTTAGCATACGAAATATTAAAATAACCACAGCTAACACGGGTTTTGCGTCAGGCGGGATGACTTGCAAATTTGAAGTTTTGTCGCCCGCACCAGCGTTCGCCTCGTGTTGACAGGACTTAGTCCCGCCAACACGTCCGAACATAAAGCCCCGAACTGTTATTGGCAAGTTGAGAAAGACACTTTGCTTAAGATTGCACGAAAAACAATGACAATTTGACATTTAAAATAGTTTGGTTTAAGAATTGACATTTAATTAAATTATAAACCAAAAAATTTAGCCATGAAAAGCAATTACATCACGTATTATCAGTTACTCGAAATAGAACCTACTGCAAGTACAGAAGAAATATTAAAAGCCTATAAAGAAAAGGCTAAAGAATACCATCCTGACAAAAACGGTGGACATCATACAGCTACAAAATTGTTTCAATATATCCAAGATGCAAAAGAAACTTTAATAGACTCACAAAAAAGAATAGAATATGACTATATGGCAGGTATTAAAAAAAGACCTGACCCTGCACCACGAATTATTAAAACACCCGTAAAAGAAAGCAACAATCTGGGAACTTTACTTGCTGTTGGTGCTGTTGGTTTATTAGTAGGACTTTTTATAGGAAATAGTAAAAAAAAACAAATAACACTTGTGGAGTCCAGCAACCACATATAAACGGGGCGTAACTGAAAAGCCAAACGAGTAAGAAAACTTAAAAATCAAATTTATGAGCAAGAAAACATCAGCACCAAATCCAAACTGGCCTAGTAAAACGGGGAATCCTTCAGGACCTAACAGAGGTAATAATCCTCCGAAAACACCATCCAAACCAGCTCCTCCACCGCAAAAAAAGAAATAACATGAATACGAGAAAATTTAAATTATTATGTGACGGTCAACTTATTGGCTTTATATTTATTACAGATAATAATCATCGTTTTCCTAATTGCAAAGTTGCATCAATTTGGCCTTTTCAAAGACAAGGTTCTTGGACAGCAGGAGACTTGGAATTAGCTGGACAAAGTCTAATAACCGACATTTACGATTTACAAACTACTGATGAAGAAATACAGTATAACTTAATAAGACAAGCAAGAATTGATTGTGATGCCTGTAGAACTTTTCAAATTGTCAACTATTAAGAAATATTTTAAGCAGAGTGAAAGAACAACCAGCCCATACAGGCGATATATTTTATATGACATTTTATGGCAGAAAAAAAATCTACTACTCCAACCCCAAGTAAATGGGAAATAACTGACTCACGATTTGTTGCATTCCTAGATTTACTAGGATTTAAAGACAAAGTAATGAGAAAAAAGCACTCAGAAATATATAATGAGTTATCTAAGTTATCCCAAATCAAAGACTACATTCAGGAAATAGAAGCTATAAAAATACATCCAAAATTTCAGGACTGTGACGTATCCATTATTAGCTTTTCTGACTCAATAGTAGTTTTTTCTAAAAATGACACTTTCGAAAGTTTCGAGTATTTTCTAATAGCTTTAAGAGCAATTTTTTCTAATTCAATACGAGAAAAAATTGCATTAAAAGGAGGTATTAGCCATGGAGAAATAAGTATAAATAAAATAGAGCAAATCTACTTTGGACAACCAATTATAGATGCATATTTAATGGAAGAAGATGTAAATTATCTTGGTGTCGTCGCACATTCGTCAATTGATACCTTTATTGCAGAAAATAAAAAAAGTTATACAAACTCTATAGTTTGCCAAAAGTTACTCTTTGAAGAAAAAGCTTTTTTGAAATCCGGAAAAATAACTCACTTAAATTTAGATTGGTTTATTCTGACACAACGAGATCACGACAGAATCTCCCCTGAACAAAAAATTGAAAATATCTTGAATAATTTAGATTTATTTTATTCTACTGTTTCTGGCAATCCTCGTCGTTACATTGACAATACCAAAGAAATTCTGCAAATAGCGAACAAGCAAAATAAAATAAATCTAGAAACACTTAAAAAAACAGACATTAAGTGAAAAACTGCCGCTAACAGCAGTTTGGCAAAATGGCGGGTTCAGTGCTAAATTCAACGACAGTTCTTCGATTGAACATTTGTGCAAAACTGAACATTTGCGCTTCTAAATCTGCTACTACGCAAATCCCCAAACCGTTAGTGATTATCAGGATAACACACAAAATAGATAAAATCAAATAATCAAAATAACACAAAATGGACTTCACGACATTAATGACAACAGGAAATATCGGATTTTACAACAGTTGTGAGGTTACAGAAATATTTTTGCACAGAAAAAGCGATAACGCTATATTCAACTTTTTTACGTTGGCTGTTTTTGAAGAAAAACCATACAACGGTTTAAATAAAAAATTCTTGGGTAATAGAATTGCTATAAACAATGATTACAATTTGGGTATTCAACGTTATTGGTTTACAGTTGAAGAAGCAAAAATAAAATTTGACACCCTTAAGACTCGAAAGAAATGGAGTGCGGACGGAATTAACTTTTCACAATTTCCACAACTTAAATACCTACCTAAACAATATGTTCCTCCTGTTGAAGGAAATCGTATAAACCATATCCTTAAAAATAATTTTCACAATGGTTCTTATATAATAGAATTCTTTGATGAAATTAAATTAAATCATAGCTTTATTTTAAAAATAGATTCATTATCAAAGTATAACAAACTATGCGAAAAAATAAAGGAACATGTCCCAATAGACCTATCTGTTGTTCGTGACAGAATAGGAAATTTTATTTTTCAATTTCCTGTAACCATAATTGAAGCACATTCAAAAGCACTTTCTACTTGGGATGGTGTTGATATGAGTTTTTCATGGCATAATTCTTTTTCTCATACAAGTATTCCAGACTGCTTAATACAAGTAGGATCTACACTTGACAAGAATTATATGGGTTCTACAATTACAGAATACAATAAAACTAACAAGCAAAAAATAATTATAGGAAATCTTGACCAAATAAATCACATAAAAATTTGGAGAAAAGAGCCAAGTTTAATTTTATCTACTTTTAGTGGAACATACTTTCGAGATTTTCATTTGGATAAGAGAATAGTAAATCCAGAACCAAGAATATTTGAAATAGACGGGAACAAGGTTAATGTTCAAATTTCCTCTAGGGAGAATCACGGTAATAAAAAGAAAACACCAGCATACACAGACTATATATCAAACAATCTTTACGATGTCGAGAAACAACAATTAGCAAAGAGATTAACCTTCAAACAATACAACAATTCTCTTTCAGAGGTTGCGTTAAACGACATAAGAAAATTGATTAGAGAAAAAGATAAAAATGGTGTGTGTTTGTGGGATCCATTTTTGACTTCAATAGATATTTTAAAAACGCTTTATCATTCACCAACGGCAAATGTAGAAATAAGAGCGATTGGCTCTATCAATAAAACTACAAAAAGGGTTTATGAACAAAAAAAACAATTGGAGACAGATATTATTGCAACATATAAATCTGTTTTAGATAACCCCAATCATAACAATTACGGCTTAAATCTTGAATTCCGCATTCAACATTCAAATTATGGCTGGGCATTTCACGATAGGTTCCTTATTTTCCCAGGTAGCGAATTGAAAAGACCGCAAGTTTATTCTCTTGGCACTTCAATAAATTCATACGGAAATACTCATCACATTTTACAAGAGGTTTCACACCCACAACCTGTTGTTGATGCATTTAATGAATTGTGGGATAAATTAAATCACCCTGATTGCTTGGTATGGAAGTTCCCGAAATGATATTAACACAAGCGTTGTCTAAAAGCAATTCCTATTCTTTTAATGTAGAATTGAATAATCTTTTAAAGAAACTTGAGAGCAAAACACTTGAAAAAATTCTTAGTGCCGAAGAAGATGAAGAAATATGCTCAATAGATAATAAGATTCGAGATATTGTAACTCAAACAATACATTTTAGTCAGAATTCAGAAGACAACAAGATTGAAAATATCGCACAAATTATTTTTTCCACAAAAGAATATCTTCGCAAAGGCATTTCAAATGGAGACGTAAAAGCTATACTAATCTTTCTTAGCGTAAATTGTTACTTGCACGTAGAACTTGAAAAGTTACTTTCTCTAAGCGAGTTGGAAAACAGTCACACAAAAATTATTTCCGAAAAAATTATAGAGGTTTTAAAAAGTATTAAATTATCAGCCCAAGCACTACCAAATGCGCCATACTGGGAAAAAGAAATCATGAGTGAATCTCAAAATGGATTTTCAGAAAATGACATTTCTAAAACATATGGATTTATTGAATCTTTCGAATGCGATGGCAGAGGATTTCATTTCAATTTTCTATTAGAAAGTTTAATCTCATTTCTATTTCATTTAAATTATACTTATTTCCTCAACGCTCTATCGCATTTACAAAGTCCGTTTGAATTTGTCTTTTATTTTCAGAGTCTCAAAAAAGAAAACCTTTTGAAAGTAGCGAACGAATCTTCACTTTCAAATAAATGGCTAAATTTTGAGCTTATTCGTCAAATTATTGAAAAGGAAAGTAAAGAAACTATTGATAAATCAGAGATAGAATGTATAAAAAATGTTCTTGATAGAATTAAACTTAGCGATTTTAATTTTTTAAAACAGACAGTAACTTATTTTCATAGAAGTAGATTATTTAATGCTTCATTGGGAGTATTTTTGGTATCAGTCAATAATGTGGAAATGGAAGAAATAATATTAGATTTTTCCATTGATAAATACGCTTTTCATATTGAAGCAAGAGATGTTTTATTAGATTATTATAAAAAACACGCTTCAGATGAGCAACTTGACTTATTTCTTGAAGTAATTTTCAATAAATGGAAACATTACTTTTACAACATTCTCACAACGGAAGATTTTTATCACAACGGTATTTTGTTGACAGATTTTGCAAACTACGTAGTTCACTACCATATACGCAAAACGGCTGATAATGATTTAATTTCTTCAATGGAAAACTTGATACAAAAAATTAAGTTCATTGACTCTGAATGGTCAACTTCCAGTTCTCAACAGCTAACAAAATTTCACTTGTATCATTCAGAACTGTATTTACTAACGTACGCTTACAAATACAAAAAGCTAAACACCCCTCAAATGTTAACGAATTACGAAAGCATTATAAATGATCAAGTTCAACGTTCACGTTATTTATCAAATGAAACGCAACAACTTTTGGAGATAGGAAAAAATAATATTGACTGGACAAAAGACGAATAAAATAACGACAAATGAAATACGAAAGACAGAAAAGCCACAAACCACTAACATAGGCTAAAATCAAGCGAGAGAAAGTGCTAATTTGAAAGGCAGTGCTACTAAAAAACTTCATCGCAGTTTGAAAGCGACTGTCGCCACGTAACTATCTATGTATCAACAACTTAGGAGGAACCGCCACACAAAACTATTGCCGCTGTAAACACCTGAGTATCAAGGACTTAGGCGGGCGGACACAAAAAGCTACTTCTGCCACGTAACTACCTGATTATCAATGAGTTACGCCACCATTTCGACGCGACTCAATGAGCGGCAACCATGCAACCACCTGATTATCAGCAACTTACACAAACAAAGCGAGCGAACAGCGAGCCACAACTAAAAACTCAACACTAAGCACTAAAAACCACCTCGCAACTCCCTGACTATCAATAGCTTATATCTAATCCTCTACCTCACCATCATTACTAAAACAAATTACGCCATTATATGGGCAATAAAGGCAATTTTGTTTGTTTGTAGTTGCTTTAAATTGCTGCTCTTTGGAAAAAATTTCTTCTAAAATGCTAATGCAATAGTTTGAAAATTCTGCTATTTCTTCTTTTGAAAAAACTTTAACATCATTTTCATTATCATAGATTACATCAGGCTTATAGCCATTTTTATTCAGCACAGAATAAATTCCGCCAGAAATTTTGTTCACATTATTAGAAGCCGAATACAGCCAGATATAAAATAAAACTTGAATTAAATATTGATTGTTTTTATTGAATAAATCAGCTATTTCAGAAGATTTCTTTTCTAAATTAAGGTCAAAGCGTTTATAAGTCGTTTTGAAATCCATTATATAATGAATGCCGTTCCTCACCTCAATTCTGTCTGCAATACCTTTTACTTTTACGATAGTTCCATCTTTCAAAGCAACATCAATGTCCAAACCATATTCCAAAGCCTCTAAATAAAAGTC from Bacteroidales bacterium encodes the following:
- a CDS encoding OmpA family protein, with the protein product MKTMIFFSTIILFCKILIGQNLIENPSFEKILKHDNEGFDMKYCPGWNFSIINGIIGTSPDHEFANDTNDYPQSSQGAKSAHTGNCFAGMTTNEFLINRLSNRLEKDSFYRISFWICLAPKSDYYSRYIHYTFLFENSFVFKNEKNIYNKQFLFDSLINNMVQIKLNSGDCREWHLIKFYYVANGSEAGFMFGIRTNFHDGNTAICEKSRAKLKTRSPILKQLYYYLDDFSIEKVEAPLVVGKPLIAKDILFETNKSDLDTNSFIYLKNIADYLMAKPKTVVVVSGYTDNSGSEQFNINLSLARAESVKKALIFYGVSPERISVNGYGSKNPVSNNNTPEGRAMNRRIELIMQDK
- a CDS encoding J domain-containing protein, giving the protein MKSNYITYYQLLEIEPTASTEEILKAYKEKAKEYHPDKNGGHHTATKLFQYIQDAKETLIDSQKRIEYDYMAGIKKRPDPAPRIIKTPVKESNNLGTLLAVGAVGLLVGLFIGNSKKKQITLVESSNHI